In Epinephelus moara isolate mb chromosome 9, YSFRI_EMoa_1.0, whole genome shotgun sequence, a genomic segment contains:
- the snrpd3l gene encoding small nuclear ribonucleoprotein D3 polypeptide, like, which translates to MSIGVPIKVLHEAEGHIVTCETNTGEVYRGKLIEAEDNMNCQMSNITVTYRDGRVAQLEQVYIRGSKIRFLILPDMLKNAPMLKSMKNKNQGSGAGRGKAAILKAQVAARGRGRGGMGRGNIFQKRR; encoded by the exons atgtccaTCGGCGTCCCAATCAAAGTCCTGCATGAGGCAGAGGGACACATTGTGACCTGTGAGACCAACACTGGAGAGGTGTACAGGGGCAAGCTGATCGAGGCCGAGGACAACATGAACTGCCAG ATGTCCAACATAACAGTGACTTATCGCGATGGTCGGGTGGCACAGTTGGAGCAGGTCTACATCCGTGGCAGCAAGATTCGTTTCCTGATCTTACCGGACATGTTAAAGAATGCTCCCATGTTAAAGAGTATGAAGAACAAGAACCAGGGATCTGGCGCAGGAAGGGGCAAGGCCGCTATTCTCAAAGCACAAG TGGCTGCGAGGGGTCGGGGCCGTGGTGGAATGGGAAGAGGCAACATCTTCCAGAAGAGGCGATAA